From one Catenuloplanes nepalensis genomic stretch:
- the murA gene encoding UDP-N-acetylglucosamine 1-carboxyvinyltransferase produces MGHVDQISVNGGARLAGEVRVAGAKNSALKLMAAALLAPGRSVITNVPRITDIAIMAEVLNRLGCTVDFVDPDATSPVREVVIDVPEKLGTEADYDLVRRLRASIAVLGPLLARCGYVRVAHPGGDAIGSRGLDMHVAGLARMGADITGEHGFVIASASGGLRGATVWLDFPSVGATENLLMAAVLAKGVTEIDNAAREPEIVDICAMLTAMGARIEGAGTSTLRIEGVAELRPVVHAAVGDRIVAGTWAYGAAMTRGDVTVRGIDPGYLEIALDKLVTAGAAVDKGTDSFRVRMDTRPASVDIVTLPYPGFATDLLPMAIGLAAVSEGASLITENIFDGRFMFVNEMARLGAEIKTDGHHAVVRGRERLSGAPVRATDIRAGAGLVIAGLCADGVTEVGHVHHIDRGYPNFVADLRALGVAVHRSEAPDELAY; encoded by the coding sequence ATGGGCCACGTGGATCAGATCTCGGTGAACGGTGGGGCCCGGCTCGCGGGCGAGGTGCGGGTGGCCGGCGCGAAGAACTCGGCGCTGAAGTTGATGGCCGCGGCGCTGCTGGCGCCGGGGCGCAGCGTGATCACCAACGTTCCGCGGATCACCGATATCGCCATCATGGCGGAGGTGCTGAACCGGCTCGGCTGCACCGTGGACTTCGTCGACCCGGACGCCACGTCGCCGGTGCGCGAGGTGGTCATCGACGTGCCGGAGAAGCTCGGCACCGAGGCCGACTACGACCTGGTCCGGCGCCTGCGCGCGTCCATCGCCGTGCTCGGGCCGCTGCTGGCGCGCTGTGGCTACGTGCGGGTCGCGCACCCCGGCGGGGATGCGATCGGGTCGCGTGGGCTGGACATGCACGTGGCCGGGCTGGCCCGGATGGGCGCGGACATCACCGGCGAGCACGGCTTCGTGATCGCCTCCGCGAGCGGCGGGCTGCGCGGCGCCACGGTGTGGCTCGACTTCCCCAGCGTCGGCGCCACGGAGAATCTGCTGATGGCCGCGGTGCTGGCCAAGGGCGTTACCGAGATCGACAACGCGGCACGCGAGCCGGAGATCGTGGACATCTGCGCGATGCTGACCGCGATGGGCGCCCGGATCGAGGGCGCCGGCACGTCCACGCTGCGGATCGAGGGCGTGGCCGAGCTGCGGCCGGTCGTGCACGCCGCGGTCGGCGACCGGATCGTGGCCGGCACCTGGGCCTACGGTGCCGCGATGACGCGCGGGGACGTGACCGTGCGTGGTATCGACCCGGGTTACCTGGAGATCGCGCTGGACAAGCTGGTGACCGCCGGCGCCGCGGTCGACAAGGGCACGGACTCCTTCCGGGTGCGGATGGACACCCGGCCCGCCTCGGTCGACATCGTCACCCTGCCGTACCCGGGGTTCGCCACCGACCTGCTGCCGATGGCGATCGGGCTGGCCGCGGTCAGCGAGGGCGCTTCGTTGATCACGGAGAACATCTTCGACGGCCGGTTCATGTTCGTGAACGAGATGGCCCGCCTCGGCGCCGAGATCAAGACCGACGGCCACCACGCGGTCGTCCGCGGCCGGGAGCGGCTCTCCGGCGCGCCGGTGCGCGCCACCGACATCCGCGCCGGGGCCGGGCTGGTCATCGCGGGCCTCTGCGCGGACGGCGTGACCGAGGTCGGCCACGTGCACCACATCGACCGCGGCTACCCGAACTTCGTGGCGGACCTGCGCGCGCTGGGCGTGGCGGTGCACCGATCCGAGGCGCCGGACGAGCTGGCGTACTGA
- a CDS encoding cob(I)yrinic acid a,c-diamide adenosyltransferase, translated as MAVHLTRIYTRAGDGGSTRLVDNELVPKTSPRIAAYADVDETNAAIGVAVAMGALPEEIRAVLAQIQNDLFDVGADLGNPIAAEKPEFEPLRVTEEYVTRLETWCDEFNDRCEPLTSFVLPGGTPGAALLHVARTVARRAERSAWALIEADGERTGPLPAKYLNRLSDLLFILSRVANPSGDVLWKPGGSQRG; from the coding sequence ATGGCTGTTCATCTGACGCGCATCTACACCCGGGCCGGCGACGGCGGCAGCACCCGGCTGGTCGACAACGAGCTGGTGCCGAAGACGTCGCCGCGGATCGCCGCCTATGCGGACGTCGACGAGACGAACGCGGCGATCGGCGTGGCGGTCGCGATGGGCGCGCTGCCGGAGGAGATCCGGGCGGTGCTCGCGCAGATCCAGAACGACCTGTTCGACGTGGGCGCCGACCTCGGGAATCCGATCGCGGCCGAGAAGCCGGAATTCGAGCCACTGCGTGTCACCGAGGAGTACGTGACGCGCCTGGAAACCTGGTGCGACGAGTTCAACGACCGGTGCGAGCCGCTGACCTCGTTCGTGCTGCCCGGTGGCACGCCCGGCGCGGCGCTGCTGCACGTGGCCCGCACGGTCGCGAGGCGCGCGGAGCGGTCGGCCTGGGCGTTGATCGAGGCCGACGGCGAGCGGACCGGTCCGCTGCCGGCGAAGTACCTGAACCGGCTGTCCGACCTGCTGTTCATTCTGTCCCGGGTCGCGAACCCGAGCGGCGACGTGCTGTGGAAGCCGGGAGGCTCACAGCGCGGCTAG
- a CDS encoding DUF2550 domain-containing protein has protein sequence MLIVEWAGVIVLVLLLAVGVLVLRRALFIRAGGTIRLSVRTSISVPERGWSNGLGRFVGDDLRWYRIFSFALRPKLTLTRTGLVIVSRRSPAGQEAYSLPADWVILGCARPGRETVEIAMAETTVTGFLSWLESAPPGEVSTRLAAM, from the coding sequence ATGCTGATCGTGGAGTGGGCCGGGGTGATCGTCCTCGTCCTGCTCCTCGCGGTCGGCGTGCTGGTGCTTCGCCGGGCCCTGTTCATCCGGGCCGGCGGCACCATCCGGCTGAGCGTCCGCACGTCGATCAGCGTGCCCGAGCGCGGCTGGTCCAACGGGCTCGGCCGGTTCGTCGGCGACGACCTGCGGTGGTACCGGATCTTCAGCTTCGCGCTGCGGCCGAAGCTCACGCTCACGCGGACCGGCCTGGTGATCGTGTCGCGCCGGTCGCCCGCCGGCCAGGAGGCCTACTCACTGCCGGCGGACTGGGTGATCCTGGGCTGCGCCCGGCCCGGCCGGGAGACCGTGGAGATCGCCATGGCGGAGACCACGGTCACCGGCTTCCTGTCCTGGCTGGAGTCCGCGCCACCGGGCGAGGTCTCCACGCGTTTAGCCGCGATGTGA
- a CDS encoding F0F1 ATP synthase subunit epsilon, which translates to MAKQLHVEVVAVEQKVWSGEAEMVVARTTEGELGVLPGHAPLLGQLKEPSQVRVKLAGGEQLTWDVTGGFLSISKAGVTVLAEEASRAAAPAAAAH; encoded by the coding sequence GTGGCTAAGCAGCTGCATGTCGAGGTCGTTGCCGTCGAGCAGAAGGTGTGGTCCGGCGAGGCCGAGATGGTCGTCGCCCGCACCACCGAGGGTGAGCTCGGGGTCCTGCCCGGTCACGCTCCACTGCTCGGCCAGCTCAAGGAGCCGTCCCAGGTCCGGGTCAAGCTCGCCGGCGGTGAGCAGCTCACGTGGGACGTCACCGGCGGGTTCCTCTCGATCTCCAAGGCCGGCGTGACGGTCCTGGCCGAGGAGGCCTCCCGGGCCGCGGCCCCCGCCGCCGCGGCTCACTGA
- a CDS encoding LCP family protein → MTAGTTTQPRWVRFCVFLGVVLLVLSGLVIIGVSVIEERYSGRVVTADLFGDTDDFAPLAVATPGGGVRVLNSESAPDVDLDGPLDLLLVGIDPRPNEEPRPPLADAIMVLHVDAAHEHAYLFSLPRDLIVDIPAFAKAGYRGGSGKINGAMAYGSRVVDTGGLDNAQGFQLLARTVVGRTGIPRFEAGAILDFGGFEAVVDALGGVDMYVDERTLSIHRAPNGTLRPGWGPQKAYEVGEQHMNGWEALDFVRQRKSLAEGDYARQRHQKQFLKAVLAQATDSGLLTDPLRLDRVLRAAGESLTFSGRGHDLLDYVVALRHLRPDDLTTVQLPGAAVGRGAGYRGEELLPVADDFFAAVAADRVAEYLSEHPELAS, encoded by the coding sequence ATGACAGCCGGGACGACGACACAACCGAGGTGGGTACGCTTCTGCGTCTTCCTCGGCGTGGTCCTGCTGGTGCTGAGCGGGCTGGTGATCATCGGCGTCAGCGTGATCGAGGAGCGCTACTCCGGCCGGGTCGTCACCGCCGATCTCTTCGGCGACACCGACGACTTCGCGCCGCTCGCGGTCGCCACGCCAGGCGGCGGCGTCCGCGTGCTGAACAGCGAGAGCGCGCCGGACGTGGACCTGGACGGCCCGCTCGACCTGCTGCTGGTCGGCATCGACCCGCGGCCGAACGAGGAGCCGCGCCCGCCGCTCGCCGACGCGATCATGGTGTTGCACGTGGACGCGGCGCACGAGCACGCCTACCTCTTCTCTCTCCCGCGCGACCTGATCGTGGACATCCCGGCGTTCGCCAAGGCCGGATACCGCGGCGGCAGCGGGAAGATCAACGGCGCCATGGCGTACGGCAGCCGGGTTGTGGATACCGGCGGCCTGGACAACGCGCAGGGCTTCCAGCTGCTCGCCCGCACCGTGGTCGGCCGGACCGGCATCCCGCGCTTCGAGGCCGGCGCGATCCTCGACTTCGGCGGCTTCGAGGCCGTGGTGGACGCGCTCGGCGGCGTCGACATGTACGTGGACGAGCGCACGCTCTCCATCCACCGCGCCCCGAACGGCACGCTCCGCCCCGGCTGGGGGCCGCAGAAGGCGTACGAGGTCGGCGAGCAGCACATGAACGGGTGGGAGGCGCTGGACTTCGTCCGGCAGCGCAAGAGCCTGGCCGAGGGCGACTACGCGCGTCAGCGGCACCAGAAGCAGTTCCTCAAGGCCGTGCTCGCCCAGGCCACCGACTCCGGGCTGCTCACCGACCCGCTCCGGCTGGACCGGGTGCTGCGCGCGGCCGGCGAGTCGCTGACGTTCAGCGGGCGCGGGCACGACCTGCTCGACTACGTGGTCGCGCTGCGCCACCTGCGGCCGGACGACCTGACCACGGTCCAGCTGCCCGGCGCCGCGGTCGGGCGCGGCGCCGGATACCGCGGCGAGGAACTGCTGCCGGTCGCGGACGATTTCTTCGCGGCGGTCGCGGCCGACCGCGTCGCGGAGTACCTGTCGGAACACCCCGAACTTGCGTCGTGA
- the atpD gene encoding F0F1 ATP synthase subunit beta produces the protein MTVSAAPVNGAPQTAVGRVVRVIGPVVDAEFPRDAMPEIYNALHVEVTLSSGAKTLTLEVAQHLGNNIVRAISMAPTDGLVRGAEVKDTGAGISVPVGDVTRGHVFNALGEFLNADESTLEITERWPIHRKAPAFADLEPKTEMLETGIKVLDLLTPYVRGGKIGLFGGAGVGKTVLIQEMIIRVARNFGGTSVFAGVGERTREGNDLILEMDEGGVLDKTALVFGQMDEPPGTRLRVALSALTMAEYFRDVQNQEVLLFIDNIFRFTQAGSEVSTLLGRMPSAVGYQPNLADEMGLLQERITSVRGKAITSLQAIYVPADDYTDPAPATTFAHLDATTNLERSISDKGIYPAVDPLASSSRLLAPEFVGQEHYSVAREVQRILQKYKDLQDIIAILGMDELSEEDKVTVGRARRIERFLSQNTYAAEQFTGVAGSTVPLKETIESFKKISEGEYDHFPEQAFFMCGGLEDLERNAHELMK, from the coding sequence ATGACAGTTAGTGCTGCACCGGTGAACGGTGCGCCGCAGACCGCCGTGGGTCGCGTCGTCCGGGTCATCGGCCCGGTCGTCGACGCCGAGTTCCCGCGTGACGCGATGCCGGAGATCTACAACGCGCTGCACGTCGAGGTGACCCTCTCCTCGGGTGCCAAGACGCTGACCCTCGAGGTCGCGCAGCACCTGGGCAACAACATCGTCCGGGCGATCTCGATGGCGCCGACCGACGGCCTGGTCCGCGGCGCCGAGGTCAAGGACACCGGCGCGGGCATCTCGGTGCCGGTCGGTGACGTGACCCGCGGCCACGTGTTCAACGCGCTCGGCGAGTTCCTCAACGCCGACGAGTCGACGCTGGAGATCACGGAGCGCTGGCCGATCCACCGCAAGGCCCCGGCCTTCGCGGACCTCGAGCCGAAGACCGAGATGCTGGAGACCGGCATCAAGGTGCTGGACCTGCTCACCCCGTACGTGCGTGGTGGCAAGATCGGCCTCTTCGGCGGCGCGGGCGTGGGCAAGACGGTGCTCATCCAGGAGATGATCATCCGTGTCGCCCGCAACTTCGGCGGTACCTCCGTCTTCGCCGGCGTCGGCGAGCGGACCCGTGAGGGCAACGACCTCATCCTGGAGATGGACGAGGGCGGCGTGCTCGACAAGACCGCGCTGGTCTTCGGCCAGATGGACGAGCCGCCGGGCACCCGTCTGCGGGTCGCGCTGTCCGCGCTGACCATGGCGGAGTACTTCCGCGACGTCCAGAACCAGGAGGTGCTGCTCTTCATCGACAACATCTTCCGGTTCACCCAGGCGGGTTCCGAGGTGTCCACGCTGCTCGGCCGCATGCCGTCCGCCGTGGGTTACCAGCCCAACCTGGCGGACGAGATGGGTCTGCTGCAGGAGCGCATCACGTCGGTCCGGGGCAAGGCCATCACCTCGCTCCAGGCGATCTACGTGCCCGCGGACGACTACACCGACCCGGCGCCGGCCACCACGTTCGCCCACCTGGACGCGACGACCAACCTCGAGCGGTCGATCTCGGACAAGGGCATCTACCCGGCCGTGGACCCGCTGGCCTCCAGCTCGCGGCTGCTCGCGCCGGAGTTCGTCGGCCAGGAGCACTACTCGGTCGCCCGTGAGGTGCAGCGAATCCTGCAGAAGTACAAGGATCTGCAGGACATCATCGCGATCCTCGGCATGGACGAGCTGTCCGAGGAGGACAAGGTCACGGTGGGGCGCGCCCGCCGGATCGAGCGCTTCCTCTCGCAGAACACCTACGCCGCCGAGCAGTTCACCGGCGTCGCGGGCTCGACGGTTCCGCTGAAGGAGACCATCGAGTCGTTCAAGAAGATCTCCGAGGGTGAGTACGACCACTTCCCCGAGCAGGCGTTCTTCATGTGCGGCGGTCTCGAGGACCTCGAGCGCAACGCGCACGAGCTGATGAAGTAA
- a CDS encoding F0F1 ATP synthase subunit gamma, with the protein MAGQVQALRRKVRSVRSTKKIAKAQELVATSKIAKAQERQSAAKPYAEAITGVLTELASNASIDHPLLQARPRVLRAGVLLITSDRGLAGAYNANAIRTAEGLISRLRADNKDVTLYVVGRKALSYYTFRGRPVEASWTGFSGEPTFADARKIGESLLAAFEAGADDTESTYGPDGIHGVDEIHIVSTQFKSLMTQSAGSRFLAPMQVEEKKRESGPRPAYEFEPEPEEMLGALLPKYINTRIYAALLDSAASEWAARRRAMKSASDNADELLKTYTREMNSARQAAITQEISEIVGGANALAAAGSDE; encoded by the coding sequence ATGGCCGGTCAGGTACAGGCGCTGCGCCGTAAGGTCCGCTCGGTCCGGTCCACCAAGAAGATCGCCAAGGCGCAGGAGCTGGTCGCGACCAGCAAGATCGCCAAGGCACAGGAGCGGCAGTCCGCGGCCAAGCCGTACGCGGAGGCGATCACCGGCGTGCTCACCGAGCTCGCCTCGAACGCCAGCATCGACCACCCGCTGTTGCAGGCCCGTCCCCGGGTCCTGCGGGCGGGCGTGCTGCTCATCACCAGTGACCGGGGCCTGGCCGGCGCCTACAACGCCAACGCGATCCGGACGGCCGAAGGTCTGATCTCGCGGCTCCGGGCGGACAACAAGGACGTGACGCTGTACGTGGTGGGCCGCAAGGCTCTCTCGTACTACACGTTCCGCGGCCGTCCGGTCGAGGCGAGCTGGACCGGTTTCTCCGGCGAGCCCACGTTCGCGGACGCCCGCAAGATCGGTGAGAGCCTGCTGGCCGCGTTCGAGGCCGGCGCGGACGACACCGAGTCGACCTACGGCCCGGACGGCATTCACGGCGTGGACGAGATCCACATCGTGAGCACCCAGTTCAAGTCGCTGATGACCCAGTCCGCCGGCTCGCGCTTCCTCGCGCCGATGCAGGTGGAGGAGAAGAAGCGCGAGAGCGGACCGCGTCCGGCGTACGAGTTCGAGCCGGAGCCGGAGGAGATGCTCGGCGCGCTCCTGCCGAAGTACATCAACACGCGCATCTACGCGGCGTTGCTGGACTCGGCGGCGAGCGAGTGGGCAGCCCGCCGGCGGGCGATGAAGAGCGCCTCGGACAACGCGGACGAGCTGCTCAAGACCTACACACGCGAGATGAACTCCGCGCGGCAGGCCGCGATCACCCAGGAGATCAGTGAGATCGTCGGCGGCGCCAACGCGCTGGCGGCGGCGGGAAGTGATGAGTGA
- the atpA gene encoding F0F1 ATP synthase subunit alpha, whose amino-acid sequence MAELTISSDEIRGALERYVSSYTPEVSREEVGIVSDAGDGIAHVQGLPSTMANELLEFEDGTLGVSLNLEAREIGVVVLGDFTGIEEGQPVKRTGRVLSVPVGDGFLGRVVNALGEPIDDKGDIETDGFRELELQAPNVMSRQPVKEPLQTGIKAIDSMTAIGRGQRQLIIGDRKTGKTTVALDAILNQRDNWLSGDPKKQVRCIYVAIGQKATTIATVKGILEEKGAMEYTTIVAAPADAPAGFKYIAPYAGSSIGQHWMYNGKHVLIVFDDLSKQAEAYRAISLLLRRPPGREAYPGDVFYLHSRLLERCAKLSDELGAGSMTGLPIIETKASDISAFIPTNVISITDGQIFLESDLFNSGVRPAINVGTSVSRVGGAAQVKGLKGVAGRLRLDLAQYRELEAFSAFASDLDKASRNQLARGARLVELLKQPQYSPYPVEDETISIWAGTTGELDDVEIADVSRFERELLQWLRQHRADTVTGIASTGKLSDDAIESLKSGVAEFKQLFQSGATGTRVNEAPAEALGDDKVSRETVTRHVDSDEK is encoded by the coding sequence ATGGCCGAGCTGACCATCTCCTCGGATGAGATCCGGGGTGCGCTCGAGCGCTATGTTTCGTCCTACACGCCCGAGGTCTCCCGCGAGGAGGTCGGCATCGTCAGCGATGCGGGCGACGGAATCGCACACGTCCAGGGCCTGCCCTCGACGATGGCGAATGAGCTCCTGGAGTTCGAGGACGGCACCCTGGGTGTCTCCCTGAACCTGGAGGCGCGTGAGATCGGTGTCGTCGTCCTGGGCGACTTCACCGGCATCGAGGAGGGCCAGCCGGTCAAGCGGACCGGCCGCGTCCTCTCCGTGCCGGTCGGCGACGGCTTCCTGGGCCGCGTCGTCAACGCGCTCGGCGAGCCGATCGACGACAAGGGCGACATCGAGACCGACGGTTTCCGCGAGCTGGAGCTCCAGGCGCCGAACGTCATGTCGCGGCAGCCCGTCAAGGAGCCGCTGCAGACCGGCATCAAGGCCATCGACTCGATGACCGCGATCGGCCGGGGTCAGCGTCAGCTGATCATCGGTGACCGCAAGACCGGCAAGACCACGGTCGCGCTCGACGCGATCCTGAACCAGCGTGACAACTGGCTCTCCGGCGACCCGAAGAAGCAGGTCCGCTGCATCTACGTCGCCATCGGCCAGAAGGCCACGACCATCGCCACGGTCAAGGGCATCCTCGAGGAGAAGGGGGCGATGGAGTACACCACCATCGTCGCCGCCCCCGCGGACGCACCGGCCGGCTTCAAGTACATCGCGCCGTACGCCGGTTCCTCGATCGGCCAGCACTGGATGTACAACGGCAAGCACGTTCTGATCGTCTTCGACGACCTGAGCAAGCAGGCCGAGGCCTACCGTGCCATCTCGCTGCTGCTGCGCCGCCCGCCGGGCCGCGAGGCGTACCCCGGTGACGTCTTCTACCTGCACTCCCGCCTGCTGGAGCGCTGCGCGAAGCTCTCCGACGAGCTGGGCGCGGGCTCGATGACCGGTCTGCCGATCATCGAGACCAAGGCGTCGGACATCTCGGCGTTCATCCCGACCAACGTCATCTCGATCACGGACGGCCAGATCTTCCTGGAGTCCGACCTGTTCAACTCCGGTGTTCGCCCGGCCATCAACGTGGGCACCTCGGTGTCCCGGGTCGGCGGCGCGGCGCAGGTCAAGGGCCTCAAGGGTGTCGCCGGCCGGCTGCGTCTCGACCTGGCGCAGTACCGCGAGCTGGAGGCGTTCTCCGCCTTCGCCTCCGACCTGGACAAGGCTTCCCGCAACCAGCTCGCGCGTGGTGCCCGCCTGGTCGAGCTGCTCAAGCAGCCGCAGTACTCGCCGTACCCGGTCGAGGACGAGACGATCTCCATCTGGGCCGGTACCACCGGGGAGCTGGACGACGTCGAGATCGCTGACGTGAGCCGGTTCGAGCGTGAGCTGCTGCAGTGGCTGCGTCAGCACCGTGCGGACACGGTCACCGGCATCGCGTCGACCGGCAAGCTGTCGGACGACGCGATCGAGTCGCTGAAGTCGGGCGTGGCCGAGTTCAAGCAGCTCTTCCAGAGCGGCGCCACCGGCACCCGGGTGAACGAGGCTCCGGCCGAGGCACTCGGTGACGACAAGGTCTCCCGCGAGACCGTCACCCGGCACGTCGACTCGGACGAGAAGTAG
- a CDS encoding F0F1 ATP synthase subunit delta, with protein sequence MMSIGNRESYAAATDALTAYAATASAADVAALGDELLAVAGLLSGEPRLRRALSDSSMPAAQRAELAGGLLTGKVSAPTLTVATALVSARWSTPSEFLTAVEQTGVNALLSGASAAGELGEVEDELFRFSKIVTGEKALAGALGDTSVPASRRAELVRELLGGKAKPVTVRLVEVALSGFGGRGFVASLDRLIELAADRQDRDLAYVTVARPLAEADEAALAAKLSELYGRGVSLKVTVDPAIVGGISVRVGSDLYDGTILRRLTEARKAFAK encoded by the coding sequence CTGATGTCGATCGGCAACCGCGAGTCCTATGCCGCGGCGACTGACGCACTGACCGCGTACGCCGCCACGGCGTCCGCGGCGGACGTCGCCGCGCTGGGCGACGAGCTGCTCGCGGTCGCGGGTCTGCTCTCCGGTGAGCCGCGGCTGCGTCGTGCGCTGTCCGACTCGTCCATGCCGGCCGCGCAGCGCGCCGAGCTGGCCGGCGGGCTGCTGACCGGCAAGGTCTCCGCGCCCACGCTCACGGTGGCGACCGCGCTCGTCTCCGCGCGCTGGTCCACGCCGAGCGAGTTCCTCACCGCCGTCGAGCAGACCGGGGTGAACGCGCTGCTGTCCGGCGCGTCCGCGGCCGGCGAGCTGGGCGAGGTGGAGGACGAGCTGTTCCGGTTCAGCAAGATCGTCACCGGGGAGAAGGCGCTCGCCGGTGCCCTCGGCGACACCTCCGTCCCGGCCTCGCGCCGGGCGGAGCTGGTCCGGGAGCTGCTCGGCGGCAAGGCGAAGCCGGTGACGGTCCGCCTCGTCGAGGTGGCCCTGTCCGGGTTCGGCGGCCGCGGTTTCGTGGCGTCGCTGGATCGCCTGATCGAGCTGGCCGCGGACCGTCAGGACCGCGACCTCGCGTACGTGACCGTCGCGCGCCCGCTCGCCGAGGCCGACGAGGCGGCGCTCGCCGCCAAGTTGTCCGAGCTGTACGGCCGGGGCGTGTCCCTCAAGGTCACGGTCGACCCGGCGATCGTCGGCGGGATCAGCGTCCGGGTCGGTTCCGACCTGTACGACGGCACGATCCTGCGGCGGCTCACCGAAGCCCGCAAGGCATTCGCCAAGTAG
- a CDS encoding F0F1 ATP synthase subunit B, translating into MKLNLAADAAEEHGNILLPPVSEIIVGLVAFAVILFILAKFVFPRMEETFKARVDAIEGGIARAETAQAEANELLEQYRAQLAEARTEAARIRDEARADAEAIRQDVLAKAREESDRIIAAGQDNLRTQREQLVRELRSEIGTLAVDLAGRIVGESLADEARSRGTVERFIAEIDAPAASGGRR; encoded by the coding sequence ATGAAACTTAATCTCGCTGCTGATGCTGCTGAGGAGCACGGCAACATCCTGTTGCCGCCGGTCTCCGAAATCATCGTCGGTCTCGTTGCGTTCGCCGTGATCCTGTTCATCCTGGCCAAGTTCGTCTTCCCGCGCATGGAGGAGACGTTCAAGGCCCGGGTCGACGCCATCGAGGGCGGCATCGCCCGGGCGGAGACCGCGCAGGCCGAGGCGAACGAGCTGCTCGAGCAGTACCGCGCGCAGCTCGCCGAGGCACGGACCGAGGCCGCTCGGATAAGGGACGAGGCGCGTGCCGACGCCGAGGCGATCCGTCAGGACGTCCTGGCCAAGGCCCGTGAGGAGTCCGACCGCATCATCGCCGCCGGGCAGGACAACCTGCGCACGCAGCGCGAGCAGCTCGTCCGCGAGCTGCGGTCCGAGATCGGCACGCTCGCCGTGGACCTGGCCGGTCGCATCGTGGGCGAGTCGCTCGCCGACGAGGCGCGCAGCCGGGGCACCGTCGAGCGCTTCATCGCCGAGATCGACGCGCCCGCCGCGTCGGGGGGTCGGCGCTGA
- the atpE gene encoding ATP synthase F0 subunit C — translation MTDTVTYLAEISGNINVVGYGIAALGPGIGVGLVFAAYIQATARQPETAGLTRVYMFMGFAVVEALALLGLVLAFAQQG, via the coding sequence ATGACCGACACCGTCACCTACCTGGCCGAGATCTCCGGCAACATCAACGTGGTCGGCTACGGCATCGCCGCCCTCGGCCCGGGTATCGGCGTGGGCCTGGTCTTCGCCGCCTACATCCAGGCGACCGCGCGTCAGCCCGAGACCGCCGGCCTGACCCGCGTCTACATGTTCATGGGCTTCGCCGTGGTCGAGGCGCTCGCGCTGCTCGGCCTGGTTCTCGCGTTCGCACAGCAGGGCTGA
- the atpB gene encoding F0F1 ATP synthase subunit A, whose translation MSKSPHVLAAEFPPGVESFDFPTLIPALEGTMWAQAFTKVTLLVWLSVAILIVFFLVTYRAPKIVPTKGQWLAESIYGFVRDGIAKDIIGNKHGARFAPYLTTLFVFILLNNLWGIVPFAQISPNSHIAFPIVLAGFTYVIYIAVGIRTQGLGQYVKNSIWVSGAPLWVQPILVPIELFQVVLLRPATLAIRLFANMFAGHMILLVFTLGGVALMNAEAVFLKPVALLSWGMAIVMTLFELFILALQAYVFTLLTATYLQSSVDPAH comes from the coding sequence TTGAGTAAGTCCCCGCACGTTCTCGCCGCGGAGTTTCCGCCCGGAGTGGAGAGCTTCGACTTTCCGACTCTGATTCCGGCGCTCGAAGGCACGATGTGGGCGCAGGCTTTCACGAAGGTCACGCTGCTGGTGTGGCTCTCGGTGGCCATCCTCATCGTGTTCTTCCTGGTGACCTACCGTGCCCCGAAGATCGTGCCCACCAAGGGCCAGTGGCTCGCGGAGTCGATCTACGGTTTCGTCCGGGACGGCATCGCCAAGGACATCATCGGCAACAAGCACGGCGCGCGCTTCGCGCCGTACCTGACGACGCTGTTCGTCTTCATTCTTCTGAACAATCTGTGGGGCATCGTCCCGTTCGCACAGATTTCACCTAACTCGCATATTGCGTTCCCGATCGTGCTCGCCGGCTTCACCTACGTCATCTACATTGCCGTCGGCATCAGGACGCAGGGTCTCGGGCAGTACGTGAAGAACAGCATCTGGGTGTCCGGCGCTCCGCTCTGGGTGCAGCCGATCCTGGTGCCGATCGAGCTGTTCCAGGTGGTCCTGCTCCGGCCGGCCACGCTGGCGATCCGACTTTTCGCGAACATGTTCGCCGGCCACATGATCCTGCTGGTGTTCACGCTCGGTGGTGTCGCCCTGATGAACGCGGAAGCGGTGTTCCTCAAGCCGGTCGCGCTCCTCAGCTGGGGAATGGCGATCGTGATGACGCTCTTCGAATTGTTCATCCTCGCGCTGCAGGCGTACGTCTTCACGCTGCTGACCGCCACCTACCTGCAGAGTTCGGTGGACCCGGCGCACTGA
- a CDS encoding AtpZ/AtpI family protein, protein MADDPSPKAPEPNSGADAGWSAVGYLLGGMIVWGGAGWLLDRWLGLPDVGLLIGLIGGTIAGVYLIVKRLGA, encoded by the coding sequence ATGGCCGATGACCCTTCACCCAAAGCTCCTGAGCCCAACTCGGGGGCCGATGCCGGTTGGTCGGCGGTCGGTTACCTGTTGGGCGGCATGATCGTCTGGGGTGGCGCGGGCTGGCTGCTGGATCGCTGGCTCGGCCTGCCGGACGTGGGGCTGCTGATCGGGCTGATCGGCGGCACCATCGCCGGGGTTTATCTGATCGTGAAGAGGCTGGGCGCGTGA